A genomic window from Triticum urartu cultivar G1812 chromosome 7, Tu2.1, whole genome shotgun sequence includes:
- the LOC125520830 gene encoding pentatricopeptide repeat-containing protein At3g22470, mitochondrial-like yields MRHLVAAAKPSRRRHFFFSLSPYHQLSTTTTSGTNSSHLCSFYDPAAQFLPSGSPRHLSLPTSLRRDSLLDLARFLKSSLQCHLALRTLTSQTPPLHARFAAASRLAILSPALRPFASLLLAALLPAASPHLLAWCASPRGAPYAALRLALHAFLAAGMPAEALVVLSRIRSVGKTPSLSALATLLRLLFREGNVQAAWKVFVEMTAMGPRPSLPIFNAMILGLCHMGLIPVAAGLLGVMWKFHVTPDACSYNILIKGHCVFGQAGDAFELLEKMHKSGCEPTVVTYNILVNVRCRDGNMVEARRLFDEMVAVGVEANTITFNVLIDGYAKTGQMDEADAAYREMKERGLLPDCCTFNILSAGAYKFGKTAHLAHEQQELYEMFGSQISADNVDMTICRLCWDGRLDDARQLVCCAIEQGAPVSVAGFNALIAAYSKEGFEEAALELYKLMKEIGLAPLSSTFNYLILGLCNQGRLDDAQLLLEHMISKGYSVGTSFTVYMDSCFRSGNVEGALKCWDDMLKVGGQPDFIAFSAYISGLCRLDHVNEAYRAFVEMTRRGLVPNNITYNSLISAFVRVGHVAEALQLEQKMRQSGLVPDVFTSNILIDGFCRQGRLDMVNNRFLDMRSSGLTPDVVTYNTIINAYCRAQDMNGAMIFMNKMLADGCDPDIFTYNIWIHSLCNNHSMNRAARVLDELVAVGFTPNSVTYNTLMDGICNDVLDRAMILTGKLIKMAFQPNTITVNVFFSHFCKQGLGRRALLWAEKLREDSVAFDEATMNILDWASKEMEDDLQGRVADIDKCMFLEFLMLITYNTMSNNRSPKFRHVPVETVIDPANSNTIKVLDTG; encoded by the coding sequence ATGCGCCACCTCGTCGCGGCGGCGAAACCATCCCGGCGGCGGCATTTCTTCTTCTCCTTATCCCCCTACCACCAACTCTCCACCACGACCACCAGCGGCACCAATTCCTCCCATCTCTGCTCCTTCTACGACCCCGCGGCGCAGTTTCTCCCCTCCGGCTCTCCCCGGCACCTCTCCCTCCCCACCTCCCTCCGCCGCGACTCTCTCCTCGACCTCGCGCGCTTCCTCAAGTCCTCCCTGCAATGCCACCTAGCTCTCCGCACCCTCACCTCCCAGACCCCCCCGCTCCATGCCCGcttcgccgccgcctcccgcctcGCCATCTTGTCCCCGGCGCTGCGCCCCTTCGCAtccctcctcctcgccgccctCCTACCGGCCGCCTCCCCGCATCTCCTcgcctggtgcgcctccccccGCGGCGCCCCGTACGCGGCCCTCCGCCTCGCGCTCCACGCCTTTCTCGCCGCCGGCATGCCGGCTGAGGCGCTCGTCGTGCTCTCACGCATCCGCAGCGTTGGGAAAACGCCCAGCCTCTCCGCGCTCGCGACGCTGCTGCGCCTGCTGTTCCGCGAGGGCAACGTCCAGGCCGCGTGGAAGGTGTTCGTGGAAATGACAGCGATGGGGCCACGGCCGAGCCTCCCCATCTTCAACGCCATGATCCTAGGGTTATGCCACATGGGGCTCATCCCTGTAGCTGCGGGATTGCTTGGTGTCATGTGGAAGTTCCATGTTACCCCTGATGCGTGCAGCTATAACATCCTGATCAAGGGACATTGTGTGTTTGGGCAGGCAGGGGATGCTTTTGAGCTGCTTGAAAAAATGCACAAGTCAGGGTGCGAGCCGACTGTTGTGACGTATAACATTTTGGTGAATGTACGGTGCCGTGATGGGAATATGGTGGAGGCAAGGAGGCtgttcgatgagatggtggcggTGGGGGTCGAAGCAAATACAATCACCTTCAATGTTTTAATCGATGGGTATGCAAAGACTGGGCAGATGGATGAGGCTGATGCCGCCTACAGAGAGATGAAGGAGAGGGGATTGCTGCCAGATTGCTGCACCTTCAACATTCTTTCTGCTGGAGCATACAAGTTTGGAAAGACCGCGCACTTAGCACATGAGCAGCAGGAGCTGTATGAAATGTTTGGTTCACAGATATCAGCAGACAATGTAGATATGACGATCTGTAGGCTTTGTTGGGATGGACGATTGGATGATGCCCGGCAGCTTGTGTGTTGTGCAATCGAGCAGGGTGCTCCAGTGAGTGTTGCAggttttaatgctttgattgctGCATATAGCAAGGAGGGATTTGAAGAAGCAGCTCTTGAGTTATATAAGCTTATGAAAGAGATAGGCCTTGCACCCTTATCCTCCACTTTCAATTACTTGATACTGGGTCTATGCAATCAAGGAAGACTAGATGATGCACAGCTTTTGCTAGAACATATGATTAGTAAGGGATATTCTGTTGGTACCTCATTTACCGTTTACATGGATTCATGCTTCAGGTCTGGTAATGTAGAAGGTGCCTTGAAATGCTGGGATGATATGCTGAAAGTTGGTGGGCAGCCTGATTTTATCGCTTTCTCTGCATATATCAGTGGCCTTTGCAGATTAGATCATGTAAATGAGGCTTATCGGGCATTTGTGGAGATGACAAGAAGAGGTCTTGTTCCGAACAATATTACTTACAACTCTCTGATATCTGCGTTTGTTAGGGTTGGCCATGTGGCCGAAGCACTGCAACTAGAGCAGAAGATGAGGCAGAGTGGTCTTGTTCCTGATGTTTTCACAAGCAACATTCTGATTGATGGTTTTTGCAGACAAGGAAGGCTGGATATGGTGAATAACCGTTTCTTGGACATGCGCAGTAGTGGCTTAACTCCTGATGTAGTGACATACAATACAATTATTAATGCATATTGCCGGGCCCAGGATATGAACGGTGCCATGATTTTCATGAACAAGATGCTTGCAGATGGCTGTGATCCAGATATTTTCACATATAATATTTGGATTCATAGCCTCTGCAACAACCATTCGATGAATCGAGCAGCGAGAGTGCTGGATGAACTTGTTGCTGTTGGTTTCACACCTAATTCAGTTACATACAACACACTGATGGATGGCATTTGCAATGATGTCCTTGATCGAGCTATGATTCTCACTGGTAAACTGATTAAGATGGCTTTTCAACCCAACACCATCACAGTTAATGTTTTCTTTTCTCATTTCTGTAAGCAAGGTCTTGGAAGGCGAGCCCTTTTGTGGGCTGAGAAGCTCAGAGAAGATTCTGTTGCTTTTGATGAAGCTACAATGAATATACTTGACTGGGCTTCCAAGGAGATGGAGGATGACCTCCAGGGTAGAGTTGCTGATATTGACAAATGTATGTTTCTCGAGTTCTTAATGCTCATAACGTACAACACTATGAGCAATAATAGATCCCCAAAGTTTAGACATGTGCCTGTTGAGACAGTTATTGATCCTGCCAACAGCAATACAATCAAAGTTTTAGATACTGGGTAA